A region of Actinomycetota bacterium DNA encodes the following proteins:
- a CDS encoding MFS transporter — translation MSPVRPPIAKAFIPFLPVALALVCIQIDFFSLGLALPVIADDFGVTTTNLQWALSGYMLALGSLMIPASRLADLLGRKRILLIGVATFGVTSLACGLSSTPEMLIGFRVLQGVGGAMILPVAFSLVTNATDADVRPRILGMLLAIAAVGTAIGPILGGGLASTIGWQWVFFVNVPVALIALVWGSISLKESKDSEGHRLRELDWLGAGLVVTAVALISLGIDAISGVGFLVLSTIALLVVGLAALFVFLLHERGVAWPMVGQDLMRRGSFWTLVGAGSFANGCFGLMIIVSVIELQQVQGLSSGQAGLAFITAALATALCGPISGRLAGKVPGGQVMAVCIFIGGIGLIVQAKSALLVVDLTGLAVCGFAFGMGYTFTNVATQSVLPEELSGQASGVSLTLMVTIAGLAVVLGAMALELASGGTDMGAATVTVLLWSGIVAVLVAVGFGWTQRHDRIAKVPVPA, via the coding sequence ATGAGTCCGGTCCGGCCTCCCATCGCCAAGGCCTTCATCCCGTTCCTGCCGGTCGCGCTCGCACTCGTCTGCATCCAGATCGACTTCTTCTCCCTCGGACTGGCACTGCCGGTGATCGCCGATGACTTCGGCGTCACAACAACAAATCTGCAATGGGCATTGAGCGGTTACATGCTCGCTCTTGGTTCGTTGATGATCCCCGCAAGTCGACTCGCTGATCTGCTTGGTAGGAAACGGATCCTGCTCATTGGCGTGGCGACCTTCGGAGTTACGTCGCTGGCATGCGGCTTGTCGTCGACTCCGGAGATGCTCATCGGCTTTCGAGTGCTGCAAGGTGTTGGTGGCGCAATGATTCTGCCTGTTGCCTTCTCGCTGGTGACCAATGCAACCGATGCAGATGTTCGTCCTCGCATCCTTGGCATGCTGCTGGCCATTGCTGCAGTCGGAACGGCTATTGGTCCGATCCTTGGCGGAGGTCTTGCTTCCACCATTGGATGGCAATGGGTCTTCTTTGTGAACGTTCCGGTCGCGTTGATCGCGCTGGTGTGGGGGAGCATCTCTTTGAAAGAGAGCAAAGACAGCGAAGGTCACCGCTTGCGCGAGCTCGACTGGCTGGGGGCGGGTCTTGTTGTTACCGCGGTTGCATTGATCAGTTTGGGGATTGACGCAATATCTGGCGTGGGCTTTCTCGTGCTCTCGACGATCGCTCTACTGGTCGTGGGATTGGCGGCGTTGTTCGTATTCTTGTTGCACGAGCGAGGCGTGGCATGGCCGATGGTTGGGCAGGACCTGATGCGTCGCGGATCGTTCTGGACTCTGGTTGGTGCTGGCAGCTTCGCCAATGGCTGCTTCGGCTTGATGATCATCGTGTCAGTGATTGAACTTCAGCAGGTTCAAGGCCTTAGTTCTGGTCAAGCCGGTCTTGCGTTCATCACTGCGGCATTGGCCACCGCTTTGTGCGGACCAATCTCGGGTCGACTCGCTGGCAAGGTGCCGGGCGGACAAGTCATGGCGGTGTGCATTTTCATTGGAGGGATCGGACTCATCGTGCAGGCGAAATCAGCATTACTTGTGGTGGACCTCACCGGTCTCGCTGTCTGCGGTTTCGCCTTCGGGATGGGGTACACCTTCACCAATGTCGCAACTCAGAGCGTGCTTCCCGAAGAGTTGTCCGGGCAGGCATCAGGAGTCTCGCTCACGCTCATGGTCACTATTGCTGGTCTTGCAGTGGTCCTTGGGGCCATGGCCTTGGAGCTCGCCAGCGGCGGGACCGACATGGGTGCGGCGACGGTGACAGTGCTGCTCTGGTCCGGGATTGTTGCTGTGTTGGTTGCGGTTGGCTTTGGCTGGACACAGCGTCATGACCGCATTGCCAAGGTGCCAGTGCCGGCGTGA